The genomic window CGCACGCATCTGTTCGTTTTCAGAGATACCTTCTAATTTTAATATTTCTGAGTATACATCTCTCTCTTTGTTAAATTGTCCTGATTCGTTAAGTATTGTTGCTTTAGTAAAAAGAGTATATACCTTATATCCTAAACACAAATTAGGTAATTTTAATATATCGTCACAGGTGCGAATAGCGTCTTTATAATTTTTTTCAAGACGATAACTTTCTGCTATATTAAATAGCATAACCTGTAAATTACAATCAACTCCTTCTATATTTTTTAGTGTTTCATACTCTTTTCTTGCTTCTTTAAATTTTTTTTTTTTGATAAGCGTATCGGCTTTTGCAAGAATATGTTTTATTTTATCAGCAGATAACTCTTCTTTTCCTTGAGAAGATTCTTTTATCTCTTCTAAGGTTAAAACCCTGTTATATATTACTACTTCATCAATATCTATTATTTCTTGTTGATTAATTCCAACCAAAAAAGGTCGCCCTGCTGGAACGTATTCGCCGTTATGAGCAGTTTTACCTACCAGAGAACCGTTAAAGTAGAGAAGAATTGTTTTTCCATCCCAAGTAAAAACAAGGTGGTGCCATACATCTTGAGGAATATCAACACCTACCGCTCTAACAGAATAAGAACTTCTATTTCTTCCGTCTGAGGAACTACCTGGAACACAACTTATCCTTGCAACAAAGTTTTCTGGTTTGGGTGTAGGAAACGTGCACCACCCTGCAGCTCCACCACCTGACGCAATAATTGAATTGATATTAGATTCAAACCCTTCGTGTTTTGTTGATTCCCCACTTCTTCTGAACCAGCATTCTGCTGTGAAAGATTTGTTTAGTATCTCTACCGCTTCTCCTCGATAATATCCTCTATCCAATCTTACAGCTTTCTTTCCGGGGATACGACCATCAATTATCTTTAAATCATCAATAATTTTTCCCTTTGCTTTAATTGGTATGAAAGAAAGGTCGTTTCCTTTCCCAGTTAAATCTTTAACAACACTTTTGCTATCAGTTACTTCTTCAAAAGTATAATATCTGGATACACTTGGATCTTTCATTAACTTCTCTTTTCTTGCGTTCCACTTTTGCGCTATTTCATTTTCACCTCGAAGTGTGTAAACCATAAGCAATAGTATTAGCCCTACATAACGCAACATCTTCATAAATTTTCCTCCATTGTTTTATTGTTAGTTCAGGTGTTCTTATAGATGTTTTTTTGTCTTTATAAAGATTGCAAAAATGTTATCTGTTATTATAACAAATCTTTATCCAGTCAAGGTATTCACCGCTTTTCACTCTTTCTGTCCATAAAGTATTAGTTAGATACCACCTAACAGTCTTTTTTAACCCTTTCATCATAGTAAACTTCTGTTTCCATCCGAGCGTGTCTTTTATTTTGTTACAATCTATGGCATACCGTCTATCGTGTCCTTGCCTATCTTTTACGTACGTTATAAGTTTTGTTAGTTTTTCTATATTTAATCCTGCCTCTTCTGCTACTATTTCGCATAAAAGAAAGACTAATCTTTTATTTTCATACTCATTATCTCCACCAATATTATAAGATTCTCCTGCGTTGCCTTTTTTTAATATAGACCAGATACCAGAAATATGGTCCTCCACATATATCCAATCTCTAATATGCTTTCCGTCCCCATATAATGGAAGAGGTCTGTTTTCAAGCATATTGTTAAGCATAAGCGGAACAAGTTTTTCTGGAAACTGGTAAGGACCGTAATTATTAGAACAGTTAGAAACAGTAACAGGTAGTTGGTATGTATGGTAGTAACTTTTTGCAATCAGGTCCCCTGCTGCCTTAGATGCTGAATAAGGGCTCCTTGGAGCATAAGGAGTTGTTTCTTTAAAAAAGCCCTTTTTGCCCAAAGAACCATAAACTTCATCAGTGCTTACCTGGTGAAAAACAACATCTTGCCTATCCTTCCAGAATAGTCTTGCTGTTTCAAGTAAATTAAAGGTACCTGATACATTTGTTTTGATAAAAGTTTCAGGGTTAATTATAGACCTATCTACATGAGATTCTGCTGCAAAATTTATAATGGTATCAATATTCTGCTTTTGAATTAATTCAGATATTTTCTTTTTGTCACAAATGTTATAGTGGTAAAAAAAATATCGTTTTGGATATTTTTCTGAAATATCGTTTAGATTCATCAAGTTGCCGGCATAAGTAAGCGCATCTACATTAAAAATCGTGCCTTTAAATTCCTTTAGAGAAAAAAGGTAACGTATAAAATTTGCACCTATAAAACCTGCACCACCTGTTACCAGAATATTTTTTAACAATCTGTTCTGCATAAAAGTTTGTATAAACAATAAATTAACGATTTTTTATGGCTACAAAAATATCAAAATACTGCTTAATTTATATTGAGTCGAGAGCGTTCTTTACATCTGAAATTAGGTCTTCATAATTCTCTATACCAACGGAAAGACGTACCATTCTCTCTGTTATACCTAAATCTCTTCTTAAATCTTCATCCACATCAACGTGTGTCATTGTAAAGGGGTGTTGTGCAAGACTTTCGGTGCTTCCCAAACTTATAGCAAGTCTAACAAGTTTTAGAGAGTTAAGAAATTTGAAGGCTTCTTTTTCTCCGCCTTTTAAATCAAACGCTATCATTGCACCGTTTCCAAGGCATTGGCGTTTTTTTATTTCATATTGGTTACCATCTTTTTCTGTAAGGTTACCTAAGTAATGAACTTTTTCTATTGCTTTATGGGTATTAAGAAATTCGGCTATTTTGCTTGCATTAAACCCTTGAATATCCATTCTTGCTTTAAGGGTTTCCAAACTTCTTGTTAATAACCAACTTGTGTTTGGAGCTGACATATTTCCAAAAAAAGTTCTTAATGCTTTCATTCTGCCTATAAGTTCTTTTGAACCAAGACAAGCTCCTGCGATAAGGTCGCTGTGGCCACCAATATATTTTGTGGCTGAATAGATGACCATATCTGCCCCGTGTTTTAACGGATGTTGCCATAAAGGGCCCAAAAAAGTATTATCAACA from bacterium includes these protein-coding regions:
- a CDS encoding cystathionine gamma-synthase family protein, coding for MKPESLMMSYGYQSKKFKNSIKCPLFQTSTFAFQTAEEGKAFFELAYGHRQPNEGEEPGLIYSRLNNPNLELFENRLKLWDGAEDCAVFESGLAAISTLMFEFLRPGDLLLISSPLYGGTDHLIRKILPKFDIKVASFMALESKEEIIKKIQNTGSADKLAMIYLETPANPTNEIIDIKTISEIAQSFSKPDKKVQVAVDNTFLGPLWQHPLKHGADMVIYSATKYIGGHSDLIAGACLGSKELIGRMKALRTFFGNMSAPNTSWLLTRSLETLKARMDIQGFNASKIAEFLNTHKAIEKVHYLGNLTEKDGNQYEIKKRQCLGNGAMIAFDLKGGEKEAFKFLNSLKLVRLAISLGSTESLAQHPFTMTHVDVDEDLRRDLGITERMVRLSVGIENYEDLISDVKNALDSI
- the rfbB gene encoding dTDP-glucose 4,6-dehydratase, whose amino-acid sequence is MQNRLLKNILVTGGAGFIGANFIRYLFSLKEFKGTIFNVDALTYAGNLMNLNDISEKYPKRYFFYHYNICDKKKISELIQKQNIDTIINFAAESHVDRSIINPETFIKTNVSGTFNLLETARLFWKDRQDVVFHQVSTDEVYGSLGKKGFFKETTPYAPRSPYSASKAAGDLIAKSYYHTYQLPVTVSNCSNNYGPYQFPEKLVPLMLNNMLENRPLPLYGDGKHIRDWIYVEDHISGIWSILKKGNAGESYNIGGDNEYENKRLVFLLCEIVAEEAGLNIEKLTKLITYVKDRQGHDRRYAIDCNKIKDTLGWKQKFTMMKGLKKTVRWYLTNTLWTERVKSGEYLDWIKICYNNR